Proteins from a single region of Oncorhynchus nerka isolate Pitt River linkage group LG18, Oner_Uvic_2.0, whole genome shotgun sequence:
- the LOC115145590 gene encoding U6 snRNA-associated Sm-like protein LSm6 — translation MSLRKQTPSDFLKQIIGRPVVVKLNSGVDYRGVLACLDGYMNIAVEQTEEYVNGQLKNKYGDAFLRGNNVLYISTQKRKM, via the exons ATGAGTCTCAGAAAGCAGACCCCCAGTGACTTTCTGAAGCAGATCATTGGCAGACCAGTTGTGGTCAAGCTCAACTCTGGAGTGGATTACAGAG GTGTCCTAGCCTGTCTGGATGGCTATATGAACATTGcagtggagcagacagaggagtATGTCAATGGCCAGCTGAAGAACAAGTATGGTGACGCCTTCCTGAGAGGAAACAATG TGTTATACATCAGCACCCAGAAGAGGAAGATGTGA